TCACGCTCTACTGGTGGGCTGGTCTGCTCTACGCCTGGCAGGTGCGCAAGCTGCTCGCCTCGCCCGACCCGAGGGTGGCGCGCTCCGATGCCTGACCGCGCCCCGCTGCCGCCGCACGTCACGATGCCGCTGCTCGACGTCGTCATCCGCAACTCGCTCGACGTCGACTACCAGCACGTGGCGGAGGTCCGGAAGGCGGCAGGCGGTTCCGGGGCAGAGGGCCCGCGGCGCTGGCGTTCCGCAGCCGTCGTCGCCGTGTTCGGCCTGCTCCTGGTCGTGGCCGCCGTGCAGACGCGTGCCTCGGCGGGTGCCGACGCGCTGGCACGGGACGAGCTCGTACGCCAGATCGACCTCAAGCGCGACGGCCTCCGTGACGCCAACCGCCAGATCGGTGACCTGCAGGACCAGATCGCGTCCCTGACGACGCGCCAGCAGTCGCTCACGCACACCGAGAACTCGCTCGCCGCCCGCAACGACGAGGTGGGCGCGCTCGCGGGCTACCACGCCGTGCACGGCGGGGGAGTGAAGGTGACCCTCGACAACGCGGCCGACGGCTCGTCCGACGGCGTGGTCCGCGACGAGGACCTGGCCACGCTCGTCGACGGGCTCTGGGCCGCAGGTGCCGAGGCGATCGCCATCAACGGCATCCGGCTGACCGTCACCACCGGCATCCGCACGGCCGGCAGCGCGATCCTCGTGCACGACCGCGCGCTCCGGCCGCCGTACGTCCTGCAGGCGGTCGGCAACGTCAACACCCTGCAGAGCCGCTTCGTCGAGACCTCGTCCGGCATCGACTTCCTGGGGCTCCGGTCCCGGTTCGGCTTCGTCTTCGCCATGAACAACCAGACCAACCTGCGTCTCCCGGCAGCCGCACGCCCCGACCTGGTGCGGGCGAAGCCGGTGGACGCCAAGACCGAGGAGGTCGCCCCGTGATCGCTGTCCTGGGACTCCTGGCCGGCGTCGTCGTCGGACTGCTGCTCAAGCCCGATGTCCCGACGCCGTTCGTGCCGTACCTGCCGATCGCCGTCGTCGCCGCGCTCGACGCGGTCTTCGGCGCCCTCCGGGCATTCCTGGACGGCATCTTCGACGACAAGGTCTTCGTCGTCTCGTTCGTCAGCAACGTGCTGATCGCGGCCGCGATCGTGTTCCTCGGGGACAAGCTCGGCGTGGGTGGGCAGCTGACGACCGGTGTCATCGTCGTCCTCGGCATCAGGATCTTCTCCAACGCCGCGGCCATCCGGAGGCACGTCTTCCATGCCTGAGGAGCAGCAGGACAACGCGCGCGACCGGATCCGCACCTCGTTCTTCGGTCGCCCCGGCCGGGGGCACTGGATCGTGGCAGGACTCCTGTTCGTGCTCGGCTTCGCGGCGGCCACGCAGGTGGCGAGGCAGTCCACCGACGACCTCAGCGGGCTGCGGCAGACCGACCTGGTCCGCGCCTTCGACGGACTGGCCGCGAGCACGGAGAGGGCCGAGAAGGAGATCGACCGCCTCAAGAGCGACCGTGACCGCCTGAAGACGAGCACGAGCAGCCGGGAGACGGCCGTCGACCTGGCCAGGCAGGAGGAGACCGCACTGGGCATCCTCTCCGGCACCGTCGCCGCACACGGTCCCGGCGTGCGGATCACGATCACGGACCCTGACTCGAAGGTGAGCGCCGCGATCCTCCTCGACATGGTCCAGGAGCTCCGCGCGACGGGCGCCGAGGCGATGGAGTTCAACGACCGCGTGCGGGTCGTCGCGCAGACCTCCTTCGAGGACTCCGCCGAGGGCATCCGTGTCGGCGGCGAGCTCGTCACGGCGCCCTATGTCATCGACGTGATCGGCGAGTCGTCGGCGCTCGAGGGCGCCCTCGACTTCCCGTTCGGCCCCGTCGAGCGGGTCGAGGACGCGGGCGGCACGCTGACCACGACCAAGGACGACGACATCGTCGTCGACGCGGTCGTGCCGGTCGGCGAGCCCAAGTTCGCCCAGCCTGATACCGACCGCTAACCTGCCCGTGAAACCGGCCCCGCATGATGGTGCGGACTACTCCCGAGGAGTCGCAGTGATCCCCGACGACCTGAAGTACACCAGCGAGCACGAGTGGGTCCGGACTCCGGGCGAGGCCGCCGGTTCGGTGCGCGTCGGCATCACCGACTTCGCCCAGGACGCGCTCGGCGACATCGTCTACGTCTCGCTCCCGGAGGTCGGCGACACGGTCGAGGCGGGTGCCGCGATCGGCGAGCTCGAGTCGACCAAGTCCGTCTCCGACGTGTACTGCCCCGTGGCCGGCGAGATCGTTGCGCGCAACGAGTCCCTCGAGGCGACCCCCGAGCTCGTCAACTCCGACCCGTACGGTGAGGGCTGGCTCTTCGAGGTCGTCCCGTCCGACCCGTCGCACGTCGACGGACTGCTCGACGCCGCGGCCTACGAGGCAACGCTCCAGGGCTGATCGAGCCCGCGCGGAGCCGAGCCAGGCCCGGCTCCGCCGAGGCCATGACGGCCAGCAGCGCGAAGCGTTGCCGGGCTGATACGTTGAAGGCAGTACCCTCGACCTCCCGTTGAGGGTGATGCCGGATCAGGGAGGGTGGCAGAGATGCCCTATTGCACGAACTGCGGTCACCAGAACCCCGCCGAGGCGCGGTTCTGCTCCCAGTGCGGCACCCGTCTGGCGCCCTCGGCTGCCCCGGCTGCGGAGAGCGCGAGCGAGACCACGGCGACGATCACGTTCGATGCGGCTGAGCGCGGCATCGGTTCGGCGGAGTCGGCGGCCGTCGACGCCCTGCCCGAGGGCCAGGCGCTCCTCGTCGTCCAGCGGGGTCCGAGCGCTGGCTCGCGCTTCCTCCTCAACGCCCCCGTCGTCACGGCCGGCCGCCACCCTGACAGCGAGATCTTCCTCGACGACGTCACCGTCTCCCGACGCCACGCGGAGTTCCGCCGCGAGGGCTCGGCCTACACCGTGTCCGACGTGGGCTCACTCAACGGCACCTACGTCAACCGCGACCGCATCGACTCCGTCACCCTGCAGGACGGCGACGAGGTCCAGATCGGCAAGTACCGCCTGGTCTTCTTCGCCGGTCACGCCGAGGCCTGAGCATGGGGGCGATGCCGGGAGCATCCGCCGCCGCGCGGATGAACATCGGGCAGGTCCTCGACCTGCTCCGTGACGACTTCCAGGTCACGATCCCCAAGATCCGCTTCCTCGAGGCGGAGGGGCTGATCAAGCCCGAGCGCACGGCGTCCGGCTACCGCAAGTTCTCCCACGGCGACGTGGAACGGTTGCGCTACATCCTGAAGATGCAGCGCGACCACTACCTGCCGCTGAAGGTGATCGGGGAGCACCTCGACGCGATCGACCGCGGCCTCGAGCCCCCGCCGATCGCTGCAGTGGTCCCGACCGTCCCGACGGTCGCGCTCGCCCCCGACGGCATGCCCAGTGCCGAGTCCTTCCAGCAGCGCGGTGACGTGCGCGTGTCGCGCAAGGAGCTGGTCAAGATCGCCGGCATCTCCGAGGAACAGCTCGCCGAGCTCGAGCAGTTCGGCCTGGTGCGCCCGCGCACGGGCACCAGCCTGTACGACGACGATGCGCTGCTGATCGCACGCACGGCGGCCGAGCTCGCCGAGTTCGGCATCCAG
The sequence above is a segment of the Nocardioides jiangxiensis genome. Coding sequences within it:
- a CDS encoding DUF881 domain-containing protein, whose translation is MPDRAPLPPHVTMPLLDVVIRNSLDVDYQHVAEVRKAAGGSGAEGPRRWRSAAVVAVFGLLLVVAAVQTRASAGADALARDELVRQIDLKRDGLRDANRQIGDLQDQIASLTTRQQSLTHTENSLAARNDEVGALAGYHAVHGGGVKVTLDNAADGSSDGVVRDEDLATLVDGLWAAGAEAIAINGIRLTVTTGIRTAGSAILVHDRALRPPYVLQAVGNVNTLQSRFVETSSGIDFLGLRSRFGFVFAMNNQTNLRLPAAARPDLVRAKPVDAKTEEVAP
- the ftsR gene encoding transcriptional regulator FtsR, whose translation is MPGASAAARMNIGQVLDLLRDDFQVTIPKIRFLEAEGLIKPERTASGYRKFSHGDVERLRYILKMQRDHYLPLKVIGEHLDAIDRGLEPPPIAAVVPTVPTVALAPDGMPSAESFQQRGDVRVSRKELVKIAGISEEQLAELEQFGLVRPRTGTSLYDDDALLIARTAAELAEFGIQPRHLRAFKAAADREVGLVEQVTAPLRNGRDAAASARADEAAASVAALSVRLHATLVKSGLRRSR
- a CDS encoding small basic family protein; translation: MIAVLGLLAGVVVGLLLKPDVPTPFVPYLPIAVVAALDAVFGALRAFLDGIFDDKVFVVSFVSNVLIAAAIVFLGDKLGVGGQLTTGVIVVLGIRIFSNAAAIRRHVFHA
- a CDS encoding FHA domain-containing protein, which translates into the protein MPYCTNCGHQNPAEARFCSQCGTRLAPSAAPAAESASETTATITFDAAERGIGSAESAAVDALPEGQALLVVQRGPSAGSRFLLNAPVVTAGRHPDSEIFLDDVTVSRRHAEFRREGSAYTVSDVGSLNGTYVNRDRIDSVTLQDGDEVQIGKYRLVFFAGHAEA
- a CDS encoding DUF881 domain-containing protein translates to MPEEQQDNARDRIRTSFFGRPGRGHWIVAGLLFVLGFAAATQVARQSTDDLSGLRQTDLVRAFDGLAASTERAEKEIDRLKSDRDRLKTSTSSRETAVDLARQEETALGILSGTVAAHGPGVRITITDPDSKVSAAILLDMVQELRATGAEAMEFNDRVRVVAQTSFEDSAEGIRVGGELVTAPYVIDVIGESSALEGALDFPFGPVERVEDAGGTLTTTKDDDIVVDAVVPVGEPKFAQPDTDR
- the gcvH gene encoding glycine cleavage system protein GcvH: MIPDDLKYTSEHEWVRTPGEAAGSVRVGITDFAQDALGDIVYVSLPEVGDTVEAGAAIGELESTKSVSDVYCPVAGEIVARNESLEATPELVNSDPYGEGWLFEVVPSDPSHVDGLLDAAAYEATLQG